Proteins encoded in a region of the Canis lupus familiaris isolate Mischka breed German Shepherd chromosome 1, alternate assembly UU_Cfam_GSD_1.0, whole genome shotgun sequence genome:
- the CALHM5 gene encoding calcium homeostasis modulator protein 5 isoform X1: MDAFQGILKFFLNQKTVIGYSFMALLTVGSERLFSLVAFKCPCSKENVAYGLVFLVAPAWVLLILGFFLNSRSWRLFTGCCVNPRKIFPKGHSCRFFHVLGQITLSSLVAPMMWLSVALLNGTFYECAMSGTKSSKLLGLICKDKPRECWDELHKVSCGKTSLTAADSEELKLSLQAQSQILGWCLICSASFFSLLATCYARCRSKVSYLQLSFWKTYAQKEKEQLENTFLEYANKLSERNLKCFFENKRPDVFPMPSFAAWEAASELHSFHQSRQHYSTLHRVVEDGLELSPEDDETTMVLVGTAHSV, encoded by the exons ATGGATGCTTTTCAGgggattttaaaattcttcctcaACCAGAAGACTGTTATCGGCTACAGCTTTATGGCTCTGCTGACCGTGGGCAGTGAGCGGCTCTTTTCCCTTGTGGCCTTTAAGTGTCCCTGCAGCAAGGAGAACGTGGCCTATGGGCTGGTGTTCCTGGTCGCCCCTGCCTGGGTGTTGCTGATCCTGGGATTTTTCCTGAACAGCAGGTCGTGGAGGCTCTTCACAGGCTGCTGTGTGAACCCCAGGAAAATCTTCCCCAAAGGCCACAGTTGCCGCTTCTTCCATGTCCTGGGCCAGATCACGCTGAGTTCCCTGGTGGCTCCGATGATGTGGCTCTCCGTGGCTCTGCTCAATGGGACTTTTTATGAATGTGCCATGAGCGGGACCAAAAGCTCGAAACTCCTGGGCCTGATCTGCAAGGACAAGCCCCGGGAGTGCTGGGATGAGCTGCACAAAGTCTCTTGTGGCAAAACCAGCCTGACAGCCGCGGACAGCGAAGAACTGAAGCTGTCCCTGCAAGCCCAGTCCCAG attctAGGATGGTGCCTGATTTGTTCAgcatctttcttctctctgctcgCCACTTGTTACGCTCGCTGCCGATCTAAAGTTAGCTACCTTCAGCTGAGTTTTTGGAAGACATATGCacaaaaggagaaggagcagTTGGAAAATACATTCCTGGAGTACGCCAACAAGCTGAGCGAGAGAAACCTGAAATGCTTTTTTGAAAACAAGAGGCCAGATGTCTTCCCTATGCCCTCCTTTGCGGCCTGGGAGGCTGCTTCAGAGCTGCATTCTTTCCACCAGAGCCGGCAACATTACAGTACCCTGCATAGGGTGGTGGAAGATGGCCTGGAACTTAGCCCTGAGGACGATGAGACCACAATGGTGCTTGTGGGTACTGCCCACAGTGTGTAG
- the CALHM5 gene encoding calcium homeostasis modulator protein 5 isoform X2, protein MDAFQGILKFFLNQKTVIGYSFMALLTVGSERLFSLVAFKCPCSKENVAYGLVFLVAPAWVLLILGFFLNSRSWRLFTGCCVNPRKIFPKGHSCRFFHVLGQITLSSLVAPMMWLSVALLNGTFYECAMSGTKSSKLLGLICKDKPRECWDELHKVSCGKTSLTAADSEELKLSLQAQSQVRKDRLLFPPRRSSKDSRSVLLPGTAEPQSCGHVVTLNENWDMTQPAHHLRKSYFGDSRMVPDLFSIFLLSARHLLRSLPI, encoded by the exons ATGGATGCTTTTCAGgggattttaaaattcttcctcaACCAGAAGACTGTTATCGGCTACAGCTTTATGGCTCTGCTGACCGTGGGCAGTGAGCGGCTCTTTTCCCTTGTGGCCTTTAAGTGTCCCTGCAGCAAGGAGAACGTGGCCTATGGGCTGGTGTTCCTGGTCGCCCCTGCCTGGGTGTTGCTGATCCTGGGATTTTTCCTGAACAGCAGGTCGTGGAGGCTCTTCACAGGCTGCTGTGTGAACCCCAGGAAAATCTTCCCCAAAGGCCACAGTTGCCGCTTCTTCCATGTCCTGGGCCAGATCACGCTGAGTTCCCTGGTGGCTCCGATGATGTGGCTCTCCGTGGCTCTGCTCAATGGGACTTTTTATGAATGTGCCATGAGCGGGACCAAAAGCTCGAAACTCCTGGGCCTGATCTGCAAGGACAAGCCCCGGGAGTGCTGGGATGAGCTGCACAAAGTCTCTTGTGGCAAAACCAGCCTGACAGCCGCGGACAGCGAAGAACTGAAGCTGTCCCTGCAAGCCCAGTCCCAGGTAAGAAAGGACAGGCTGCTCTTTCCCCCCCGCAGGAGCTCCAAGGACTCTCGCTCCGTCCTCCTTCCAGGCACAGCCGAGCCGCAATCCTGCGGGCACGTTGTGACACTAAATGAAAACTGGGACATGACGCAGCCTGCACACCATCTCCGGAAAAGCTATTTTGGAG attctAGGATGGTGCCTGATTTGTTCAgcatctttcttctctctgctcgCCACTTGTTACGCTCGCTGCCGATCTAA
- the TRAPPC3L gene encoding trafficking protein particle complex subunit 3-like protein isoform X3, with product MSRNRFQPIHWEPSLRLWNFMQAFPLQLKTFRYFALRSERCILDPLELTSVRDVAFKMYLGITPSVTCNNSSRTEFSLILDKNPLVEFVEELPAGRSSLCYCNLLCGIIRGALEMVHLAADVTFLQDTLKGDRVTEIGITFLKKLDEKKYRRKK from the exons ATGAGCAGAAATAGGTTTCAGCCAATTCACTGGGAGCCAAGTCTCCGATTGTGGAATTTCATGCAGGCTTTTCCTTTGCAGCTTAAGACGTTTCGCTATTTTGCCTTAAGATCTGAAAGATGCATTTTGGATCCCCTGGAGCTGACGAGTGTCAGAGAT gTTGCCTTTAAGATGTACTTGGGGATTACACCCAGTGTGACCTGTAACAATTCAAGCAGAACTGAATTTTCCCTGATCCTAGACAAGAATCCGCTGGTGGAGTTTGTGGAAGAGCTCCCTGCCGGGCGATCCTCTCTGTGCTACTGCAATTTACTCTGTGGGATTATCAGAGGTGCCCTGGAAATG gTTCATTTGGCTGCTGATGTTACATTCTTGCAAGACACACTGAAAGGCGACCGTGTGACAGAAATAGGAATAACATTTCTGAAAAAGCTAGATGAGAAAAAATACAGAcggaaaaaatga